In Zea mays cultivar B73 chromosome 7, Zm-B73-REFERENCE-NAM-5.0, whole genome shotgun sequence, the following proteins share a genomic window:
- the LOC103643030 gene encoding uncharacterized protein, with translation MAARQPPALMEELVEEILLRVPPDEPERLMRAAVVCKPWCRLVCGPGFRRRFRERHGAPPLLGIISNRMNEAGAKLARFVPTGSFRPPRADRINWLAIDSRHGRVLLRNSFSNAAVYVAVWDPITDELLALPKTPWMMPSSDTMYNYKGAVLCAADGCDHLDCHGGPFLVVFVGVGAHDNTMSSYVYSSEANAWSEQAHHQYLGHLWESVSSTLVENALYFVVNKSPGILKYNLGTRETTAISCPTMTNPHVALMVAEGGGLGCATIRSSKLCLWSQEVGPGGGHSGWALDRTIELSTLVPAGHSIREFDVASSVNGGGIIHVGTYQGCRSFTTDLKSGKFSEVGFTAILENMVPFISFYTPALQVACTDEDPRAAGEPPAAPAK, from the coding sequence ATGGCCGCGCGGCAGCCGCCGGCGCTGATGGAGGAGCTCGTGGAGGAGATCCTCCTGCGCGTCCCGCCAGACGAACCCGAGCGCCTCATGCGCGCCGCCGTCGTGTGCAAGCCCTGGTGCCGCCTCGTCTGCGGACCGGGCTTCCGCCGCAGGTTCCGCGAGCGGCACGGGGCGCCCCCCTTGCTGGGCATCATCTCGAACCGCATGAACGAAGCCGGCGCCAAGCTGGCCCGCTTCGTCCCCACCGGCTCCTTCCGCCCGCCCCGCGCCGATCGCATCAACTGGCTGGCGATCGACTCCCGCCACGGCCGCGTGCTCTTACGCAACTCGTTTTCGAACGCGGCGGTCTACGTCGCTGTCTGGGATCCCATCACGGACGAGCTTCTGGCACTGCCCAAGACGCCATGGATGATGCCGTCGTCCGACACCATGTACAACTACAAAGGAGCGGTGCTTTGCGCTGCAGATGGCTGCGACCACCTGGACTGCCATGGCGGACCCTTCCTCGTGGTCTTCGTGGGCGTGGGCGCTCATGACAACACCATGTCCTCCTACGTCTACTCGTCTGAAGCTAATGCGTGGAGTGAACAAGCTCATCATCAGTACTTAGGTCATCTTTGGGAGTCGGTAAGCAGCACTCTTGTGGAGAATGCACTATACTTCGTGGTCAATAAATCTCCAGGCATCCTCAAGTACAACCTGGGCACCCGGGAAACCACTGCCATTAGCTGCCCGACTATGACGAATCCTCACGTTGCACTCATGGTGGCAGAGGGTGGTGGGCTGGGATGCGCCACCATTAGGTCATCCAAGCTCTGCCTGTGGTCACAAGAGGTTGGTCCTGGTGGTGGCCATAGCGGATGGGCACTAGACAGAACCATTGAGTTAAGCACGCTCGTCCCTGCTGGTCATTCCATACGTGAATTTGATGTGGCTAGCTCTGTGAATGGCGGCGGCATCATTCATGTGGGGACGTATCAAGGCTGCAGGTCTTTTACTACTGATTTGAAGTCTGGAAAGTTCAGTGAAGTAGGATTCACTGCTATCTTGGAGAACATGGTTCCGTTCATAAGCTTCTATACTCCAG
- the LOC103632086 gene encoding cysteine-rich and transmembrane domain-containing protein WIH2 encodes MSHPRYGGGYPYPGQQGYYNQGPYPYQGPPVMAPPQYQYAQPPPPPRSPGFLEGCLAALCCCCLLDECCCDPSIVFVS; translated from the exons ATGAGCCATCCGAGGTACGGCGGCGGCTACCCATATCCGGGGCAGCAAG GGTACTACAACCAGGGCCCGTACCCGTACCAGGGCCCGCCGGTGATGGCGCCGCCGCAGTACCAGTAcgcgcagccgccgccgccgcctcggtCGCCTGGATTCCTCGAGGGCTG CCTGGCGGCGCTGTGCTGCTGCTGCCTCCTCGACGAGTGCTGCTGCGACCCCTCCATCGTCTTCGTCTCCTGA